Genomic DNA from Prunus persica cultivar Lovell chromosome G1, Prunus_persica_NCBIv2, whole genome shotgun sequence:
AGAAAACTGCAGGATCCCAATGGATTGGACAACATCAACCCGCATCTTGTGGAACGAGCTGTCCAGAACGCCAAACGCACCGTTTTCGCCAGTAAACTCCACTCTCCTCTTCAATTCAGCATCTTATTAACTACCTACATCTGCTTTAATCacatttgattaatttaaacccggttttttttttttttttgggttaatcaGGTGGGGCATCTAATTCTGGAATAACCATACGACATGTTGACTCCTTCGGTGATTATGATTTTgaggtgatttttttttcttcttccccaagttctgcTTCCATTTTGATAAGAATATCAAGATTGTCTGACCTCTTTGAttgtttttatgaaatttggtGTAAAATATGCAGGACTCTCtgcaacaagaagaaaatgtggAAAATTCTGAGCCCAAGaagctgaagaaaaaaattaagaagaaaaagaagagtgagaagaaaaagaggcaAAAGGTTAGTAACTCATCAGAGGGAAATGTGCCATTATCAttgatggtttttttttttcttcatgaattgttttgttcttttgttgcCTCTTTTGCTACCTCTTTTGCTACTAAATTGTGTTGAGCTGCAGATAATGGAGGACTCTGGTTGTGCTGTGgtaaaaaaacctaaaaagaagaagttaggATTGTGATTACATGAGATTATGGGTTTATTTTGGTTCCTGGAATTAGATAGAGGCTTCAAATTCAAGGCTAGTTGGAAGATTTGAGTTGTACAATTTTGTACCAAATGTTGAGGGTCAGTGCAAAGCCATACAAAGAACATTtggatttgttttgttcttcattgcatTGATTGTTTGTTATTGTCAGATTGAACAATTTCAGCTTTGTACACCTTGAATGAGGGAATATGAGGGGGAATCCATTTTTCTGATTGATGCAtggattttccttttttttttttttctccttttaaaTGAGAATGTTCCTGTGATGTGTGTGCTTGTAGAACTTCATACTTGTTTTGAGCAGTGAAATCAATTGATCTCAGAGCATTTGTATTTTGGataaaagtcacttttggtccctGTGGCACTTCAACCACTTTTGACCTCGTAGTTTCAATTCCATCAATTTTGACCATGTCGTTTcatatttgtagcaattcaaaTACAAGTTAGTATTCCCATCTATTTCTTTGATAGTGCAAGGGGTAATTTTGTTAACCCAAAACCCTTGAGCGtaaaaacttatttgaaattctCCTCATTTCATATTAGGGCTTGAAATTGGCCATTTGGATTTAGGAttcttaaaaaatttggaTTAGTGGTTGAATTTGAAGCCCTAATATGAAATGAGGAGAGTTTCAAACAAGCTTTTACGCTCAAGGATTTTCAGTTGATGGAATTGCCACTTGCACtgtcaaagaaattgacaagaaTACTAACTTTTCTTTGAATTGTTACAAATACGAAACTACAATGGCAAAATTGACGGAATTAAAactacaaaatcaaaaatgaTTGAAGTGCCTAACTATAGGGATCAAAAGGAATTTTTGACCTTTGTATTTTCCATCTGTTCGGTCCATCCGAAGCGGATAATTACTCACTTTCAGTTTAGCTTCATTAATCTTAATACCATGTCTGGGAGttggaaagagaagagaaaggaaaggaaggaTAATATTTTGTTGCAAACTATGCCGTTCGATTGGTAATTTGGACTACAATTTCAAATGGAAAATTTCcccaccaaaaataaaaaaagcattatagcggaaaatagaagaaaaaaagcatgAATATACTCCATCAATAGTTAAGAATAAGATTGACAAATGTTAAATTATTTGGTAGAAAATGCCtttatttaaaagaatttaatAGTAAAACAGATCATATGAAATGATAAGGATTACACTAATTTGGTAgaaaatgcttttattttaaagaatttAATAGTAAAACAGATCACATGAAATGATAAGGATTACACTAATCAATTCCTATGGATGGCAGAAAGGAAATacggaaaataaaattgcaattaccattattgttttttttaataacagaCTCTTTTAcaacatttatattttatactaTATACGACCTCGTCACAAAAAACAGCATGAACTTCATGTGCTGATAATGTTTATACATACAAAATGCTCAAGATACCTCTATACATGTATTGATTCTAGTGATAAACCAAACATTGAACATTACATATTTAGGCAGAGTGACTATGTAGGAACGAGCGCCATTATCTGATTCCTAATAATGCCCATGCACTTCTGTATTTCTCCGTAAACTGAAAGGTTCTGGGGGCAAAATGGCTGCAAACTAGTAACGGCATGATCTAATACCTGGGCGACATCAGCTGGCGGAAACTGTCGTGCTGTACATGTCTGCAATTTGTGTggtaaaaatcaaaatccaagGTTGTAAACAGATATAAGCTTCCTATCAGCATAACAGTGAGGTATAAAATGACCATTGAAACAGGTAATGACTTGATAACAACAAACAAGTCATAAAACAAGTGGAAAACACTTGCATACAAAAGGTGCCAAAGAGGAATAACCATGGGAGGAGATTTACCACAGCAAAATAATGCAACATATATTTAATTACCTGAATCATCATAAAAGCTGCTACACAATTTACAATAAGGTCTGAAAGGAgtttttcttcactttggtTGGATAGGTTATTTGACTTTGGAGGATCATGTGCACACCCAGTTGCCAATGGTTTTGATGTACAGGAAGTTAACTGATCCTGGGAAAACGGAATTGGATCTGCAAGGGTAGTGGAAGATCCCATTGCTAGCATGCCAGCATCATCTGAGAGCCGGTTACTTACAAAGTCTATAACCTCCTCAATTTTGTCAAAGTTATTTTCCTTCCTCAAGGATGAAAACGCCTGAAATAGTAATTAAGATGACATTGTTGTCAGAGTACAAAAAGTAATTAGCGTTCAAGCAGTAAAGTTGCCATGATAGATTTGGTCATATCAACAACTTCCTATGACAACTTCCTAGAAGGCCCCAGGACATAGAATAACAGACCACAAAATGCCCTTTCCATACCTGCATAGCTGCATCAACCATTTTGTGAGCTTTTGCTCTTGAACTTTCAACAATTTCACGCATATGAGATGCCGATTCTTGAACATCACAAGAATACCCATAGGAGTTTGAGAGGCTACCAGGGCCACTTAAATTGTCCATGGTCTTCACAACTGTATGCGGGGAGCTCCCTCTATACGTATTGCGTTGTCTCAAGCATAAAAGGGCAGAAGAAACCTGCACATGAAAGGAAATcagcttccttctctttcctctctctcactcactctcaaagAGTCACTTGATTGCTGCATAGTTGTAATCAAGATGCCACATGATAGAAGGAAAGGGAATGAAGCAACAGATGGGACGATGGATACCTGGTCATTGACTTGACTCAACTGTAAGAGTACTGCAGCATATTCCTTTTTAAAGGGCTCAGAATCCCTGATAGAGTTGTCTTCATCTCTTTGGTTCTCAAACACCTCATCATTCATGCGCCTCAACTCAGACACCACGGCTTCCTACAAGTTTCAACATGATCTGTCAACTCAGTTCTCAAATACCCACATTGACAGGAGTTGAATAGGTACAATCACTCGTTTCCCTTCAAATACAAGACATTTTTCCTATCGCTAACACCTAAAATTGATATAGAATTATGTATTAAGAACTTCACCTTTTTGTCAAGTGCGCGAGTCAACTCATATATAGCTTGCACATCAGCTTCTTTTGCTTGGGTCTGTGCAGGAATTGAAGGCTGATAATTTGCGACTCGAGTACTAGCAGTTTCACCAGGCCCAACTTTAGCTTGCACATTAAAACTTGATGACTTCACCTAACCAAAACATTTCCTACTTAGATAATAGCATATAATTATTCTgcattttaatgttttctatTAAAGATACAGCAGCAATGTAAGGTCAATGGTTCAAGTAGCCAGCAAAAACAAATGACCAACAGAAACAATGAATCCTAAAAACATGAAGTGAAAGGCATGCGGGGAATAGCAATACAGTTCAAGTAACATGAACACAATTCAATCCCCAATAAATGGCAGATGTTCAGTTTCAGTCTGGACCAAATCACAAATTTTAGCAgttctctttatttctttcttcttttttaaggaaaaaagtGAACTTCTTGTTGTGTCATCAAGACATTAATATGCTTGGAAGAATGCTCCTCTTATAAATGGGGGCAGTTTCATGGTCATGACAATATCAGATACTACAAGACGATGCTTGAACATTTAATATTGCCAAATAACGGACAGACAGGCACCTATTATAAGATTACAAGCCATCACAACTAACCCCTGTCTGCTTTGATGATTTATTGATACGATGATTTGATGGCAGAATATAACCGGGAACACCAGTGCTCACCAGCTTGTCACTAGAGGAAATCTTCATATATCCTTTAGTCGTCCCTTCTTTCAGTTGTTCATTAATCTTGAGCTCCTTAAGGTTCTCAATATATCTGTTGACAGTGACATTGTGCTTTCTGAAAGAAGCAGGTAAATTTTCTGCTGGATGTAGAGGCATGCAATCAACATCCTGTGATGAAAGTCAATACACCATGCCATTAAAAAGGAACAACAGGAACTACAAACAGATCCTATATCTGGTAGCGTTCAAACAAGGGTAACAATTGTACGCTctcattgaaatgaaaataaagaaagaaaacacaaacatgCTGTGAGAATTAGATTTAGTGCTatatgaaacaaagaaaaggatGCAACATGGTTTTTTTTGGCCATTGATGCAACATGGTTCAAAGGCATAAAAACTCTTAcagtttcttgatttttttaatagagaaaaagaaaatatatccaaTATAAGAACAATTTCTAACCATTGAGAAAACAGGGGACTATCCAAGTGGTGCCAACAGAAAATTTCATCCATAAAACTTCCAAATTATTACTTCAGTTGAATGCTTACAAATACTAATGGCAGTTATCCCAACCGCTCTTCAGAGGTACTAAATTTCAGAGATATCCGAACCTCCTTCCCTACTTTCCCTCCAGCCTCTATTGGCCACCAAATAAAGTTCCTCCCATGAAGGtttcaacaaaatgaaatattgTCCTTAACAAAAATACGTAATTATGTCAAAAAATTCAGTGACGGAAACAAATTACCATGATATATTCAACCCCTAGTTCAGGCTGGTCAAACTGCACAGAACACCTACTATGGTCGACGGTTAGTACAATTCCATTGTGGATCTCTCTTGCCCTGGGATGAAAAGCAATGACATGCTGTCCAACTGATAAAGGCCGAGCTAAGTCAGTCGGAAGTCCCTCCCTTGTACCAGCATTAAGTTCAGCATAATGCGTTCTAACAGATTCCCGGTACTGATTaagcttctctttttcttccttcaaaAACTGTTCAGAAAATCTCCGTGGTCTGCCAAGGGAGCTGCATCAACAAgtaccaacaacaaaatttgCAGAGATTATCAATCTGAAAGGCAAGTCAAAACTGGCCAAACAAAAAGTTCCAGTCAAAGAAGCAGATCAGGGACATCTACCTCCTTATTACACCCCATTCAACACGAGTTAATCTTGGAACATGACCCAATCCAACATGATCCAAGTATTCCACAAACTCCCTTTTAGCAAACCAAGGGTAATCAATTGCACTGTAAAACCATTCAAAAGCACACCATCTCCGCACTTGATACCGAGATAAGCAATTAGAAAGCTTTTCCTGTAAATGTAGATGTACACTTATATATgaaacataatcaaatattcaaaaaattCAGATGGCAATATAAAGGATGACACATTTACCTTAATATTTAGTTCTCTGTTACGAAATGAAGGACCCAGTTTATCAGGTTGGTCATCTAAAATACTCTCAGGAGACTTTGTATCCTTCTGTATTGATGATTTCTGCATGTCCATCTCCCATTTACCCTTGTTTTTTGTAGGTAAGTTGGCCGGGTTTGCGGATGGAACTTGTACAGTTGataaacctgaattgttttcttcccttttaCGATCAATAGTAGTAGATGCATTCCATAAAGTCTTCTTCACCAATTTCCCTTGCTTTGGGTGCGTAGTATAATGTGAAGATCGTTTACCTTTACTCGCAGACTTCTTCACCTCAACTGTGGCCTGAAACCAATTATAAATACCAAAAGTCAAAAGTGATTGTAGGCACatgaaaattataaagaaatcAAATTGTGATTTGTGACTACCATAAGAAATGACATGAAACTTTTGAATAATTTCGATCTAAAGACTACTGAACTTCCAAAACAGCAACATATAAAGAAAGTTTCACCATCTGCTCTGTACAAAAAACATTTTTTAAGGGATCAAAAGAATGTGCCATTACCTTCTGAAGGTAAGTATGCTAAGCCTTATTTCTTGGTAgcaaaaaaggcaaaaaggaaaaaagaaaaaaagggaagaccTTCTAGACTTATAATTAATAACATCCAGACTTTTTTTAAACAACCGCAGAGTCATCTGTAAAGTGAAAACACGGCAAAAAAGTTAGGGTGAAAGGACCCCATACCTCAATCTTTTCATTGTCACTCGCATAGCAGTCAGTTTGAGCTTCATTATATATCTGCAAATAAATAACATCATACATGGTCATGCCATAGCCAGACAGACCATATGGGGTAACACAAGTAAAGCAAAACTAAGGGAATTTGTAGGAAAAGTGTTATCTGTCCTTACCTTAAATGACAATgacttctgttttcttttttgcagcCCACTGTTAGACTGATGAACTCCCTCTCCGAGTTTGCCCAGTTTAGATGTTTTAAAAACAGCATGTTCAACCCCAGGAATTGGACGACTCCCTTTCAGTTTAGACTTGTTAGCAATATTGAAATTGTCTTCCTTGACATGTGCAGATGACTCTAAAAACAGAACCAACAAGAAATCAAAGGTTGAGTCAAATACATCAGTTAGCAGATAAAGAGGATCTATAAAGTAAACTATAATACCGTTAACATCACCCCATGTTTAACTGATTTGCAATCCTCAAGAGACAAAATACATATTGCAGGaacaaattgacacaaaagaCCCCTAGAACTATTGATAAGCACTAAACAGTACAGctaaaaaaagacaaacacAGCTTTATTCAAGCATGCAAAATGTAATTCAAGTTAAAATCTTCATGACATATACAGAGGCTTTGTTTCTTATAAGAGAAAGATAAAGAAAGACTGATGagaaattaataattcaaatgAAGCCACTGTATTCAGAACCCCTTGATAAGGTACCAGGTAAGCTAGCTCTAACATGACAAGAATAAGAatgtttataaattttgaaactGAATACTAGAGATATaaggaaaaattgaaagaCATAAACTGAACAATAATGAATTATATAAACCTTAAAAGAAGGACATGATAAGAGATAAAACCCAGTGTTCCTAGCAAAATAGCGGTAGAAACTTGTACTTGTCAAAACACAAATGTTTTACCTGTATCAGCAGCTTCAGGCATCATCAAGGATAGATCTGCCAGAGTTTGTAGTGCATCAAAGGGAGAGCCTTCATCTGCATGGAGAGAATAGTTAGAATGAGTAATATCTGGACATGCTTCAACAGATTGGAAGACAGAGCAGTCAAATTTAAGATCATATCAAAAATCAAAGTGGAAAAGCAATGCAAACCGATCATCAATACTACAATTTCCAAACGTGTTGGCTTGTATACAATCTAGATAATCTTCTAAATGGTTGGATATGCACAGAAAAACAGAAGCCAAAAATAACCCAGATGATTGTCTcaaaaagaaatacaagaaaacagcaacacaaaataaaactacCTCAACTGTATCTGCACTACAAACCATAAGTACCAAACTGGAAATTGCGAAGGAAACAAGTTGTGCAAAAGCATATCTAAATACCAGTTATAGAGGGAAAGCAAGGTATGAAGGGGGGAGGGAGCTTGGcttaaatatttgaaaacataCCTCCTCCGATCAGagcttttttacttttctttcttgtgtcCTTGTAGAAGGACCTAGCACTTTTTGCAACTTTAGTATCAAGTTTTCCTTTGATAGCACCTAATTTCTGTCCTTCCTCTGTTCCACTACAAGCTTCTTTTATGTCCTCAACatgtttgtttttactttcatcaacttctttcttctttacaaagtatctctttcttctctgctGAACTTCCAAAGTACCAGTCCCTTCTCTACCCATTGCATACTTTTCATTTCTGTCATAGTAATCATTGTCAGCTTCAGTGCTACCTAAGCTTAATTCACAACCGCCCTCATCCATTTCACAACCATGAAGCCTGGCATTAGTCACTTCTGATTCTACACACTAAATGTCAGAAACAATTATGAATGATTAAGTTATCATCTTGAAATAAGTCTACAAAACCAATGAAgctttcttttaaataataatcttACCATCCTTTCACCATTCCGAACAGGTGATGGTGTAGTGCCTTTGGCTTTTCTCTTAGGCGTCCAAGAAACTAAGGGAGAACCACCTCTATGCGAGGCCTCAGTCAATGCCAATGCTATCTCATGAGCAACATCATTATTGTTAGCATCTGCATTGAGTTTTAAACCTTGCCTGGCAGGTGAAGAATACTTTCTACTATTATCTTGATCATTCGAATATGCAACAGGGACTCGAGGAGTCCTTTTTTTAACAGCATGAGGCCTTATTCCtgaaacaaattcaaaacataTTAATGGCAGCCCATTAAAGAGAACATATAATGTAAAATAGACCCAAGGGGGGAAGATGGAATTTTTGAAGTAgaaccaagaagaaaatagaaaagtgaaaaaacgagagagagagaagagggagagagagagagagagagagagagagagagaggtgaggAGTAGAATAAGAGCAAGAAAAGTTAATCTCAATTCAATAAAACTCTTGAATTCCATTACAATAGACCCTATTTATAGAGGTAATCCCGCAATAGTAAAATATGTTAATAAATGACTTAATCCCtaaattctaatttttataaataaaaattaattaaaataaacccGTTTCCCACTTTTGCTCCTACACCAATTTCTTGCATCCACTACCAATTTCTCTTTTCCAAAGACAAGGGGCAAACATATATAACCAAGAAGCAACAATTGACATTTTCCCACCAAGTTGCACTATATTTTCCTATGAAGTATAGAAGCTTTGCTTAAATAATAGTGAGAAAATATGACTCGAGCAGCATAAAAAGGCAGCAGCAAAACTGCTTCGGTTCCAAGCCACAAATGAGTAAAAGATAACCACTAAGTAAAAAACaaacgaaaaaaagaaacGCAAATTATACATGTGCTGACccagacacacacacacagatcACAAAAATTTCCCACCTGAGCGCCTATTCTTCAGCAGTGACAAGCAGTCACTAGTTGATGCCATTGGATGGGACTCTGAAAAATCTGGAATATGTCCTTCTAATCCTTTTGAGGACTCACTCCGAAGTTTTGACCTTGCATGCTTTTGGGGTTTCCTAGAGGTTTCTGCATCCTCATTGTTTTCTTGTTCACTGTCACTTCCTCCCTGTAAGGCCAGAGTCCTCTATGTGAGTTCCATGTGGATCATTTCCAATACATAGCCCAATTGATATCAACAGAAGAGTATTACTAGATCATTAAACTCATTAATAAACTAACACATATGCACATGCTCACCATAAATGGATATTTCTTAAAGAAGGAACTTCATTACAGTTTCCTTTTGCAATATAACCAACGCCAGGTTTTCATTTCtccttagaaaaaaaaaattgtattaacAGCTAGGAAACGCTTCAGTGAATAGAAATAATGATGAAATTCAGACCAGTGAATTTCAACTATTCCTTAGGTTGAAGAACATGTTTAACCAGCCaaccagaaaacaaaataaaaattatttataatcgGTATCCCTTGACGTTCCTTTCTTTatcatttttaaaagaaatggaaGCTTTATTGCAATGAAGGATGCAATTATAAAGCAGGGGACATGAAATCCTCTCTAATAGAACAATACAAACATACCCTCATTTAGCTACAAAATTAACTAAAGAAGAGGCACTCCAATTTGAAAAGCAAACTATGGGTTGGGGAACAAGGAGTATAAGTTACTGGCTACAGGAGACAATCCAAACCTCTGGTCAAAGAAATAGCAAGGGCCTGCACTATTGCCAAAGAaaccttcttcttttctttttgtcataaAAGCctcctttttttcccccttcaGTCAgctactttttgttttcatgttCTTAAAGATTTCATGGCAAAAGGTACAGTTTCCCTTCCCCATGCAGTGTTTGCAGAAGTACCAAAACAACTAAACATGGATTTGcacaaaacaaatgaaaaccaTTTTGAAGTACCAAAATATTACCCACAAGAATAGTTCCTAGAAGGTAAGTGCACAGATTGATCTACAAAACCACAAAAGTTCAATCTTACCAGTACACAGTAGTGGTCAGTCATCATTGCTATTAGGCCAACCACAGAAGCAACGCCCTCAGGAAGAGATAAATAGGCCTGAAAATATAGAACAATCCTGAGTCACCCACATGGTACAAATAGGTAATGATTAAAACATAGAAAACATAGGCATTTATTAACCTCTTGAGGAAACGTAGATAATTCAAGATTATGGCATCAACAAAATTTGTCAAATTCTAAACACAAAACTTAATGACTTTACTGATTCTATAACAATTCAAATGTTATTTTACTTTCATATTAGCTTGGAAAAAACTCAAAGAACGAGACTTCATCCGGCATTGACTGAACTCCGTTGAACTGATTATTATGTAGTTCAGATTTTCAGGGAAAATATCTAATTTACAGAGctcaacaaattaaaatggtGCCCAATCTTATACATTGACGAAAATTAAGATCAGATTATTCagtttttctataaataaaaaaaaacttaaaacccCATGCAATGGTGGACTTGTCACAACTCGGAAACGGCAGAGTTATGTGAGCGGAGGCAAAAGCATTCCACTATGCATAGAATTGCACACACTGGGGATAGAAGGAATTAACCATGACCATACCAAATTTTTTAGACATAAAGTTTTATGCATATGGACAAGATAGTGTCCAGTAGTGTTACAAGATAAAATTACAGTATATCCCACACATACCTTATTCATAGAGTAAAGGGCCTCCACCATTTCCACAGATCGGTGACGAACTACAGAAGCCacctaaaatgaaaaattataagTAAATTAGTAAGCTAACGGCTGGCCCAAACATGTTAATCGAGTGAAGAGTATCATAAAATTTGTACTAACCTTCTTCCAATCTTTCCCATACTTACGATATGCTTCATAGAAATTCTCTAGCTCTTCCTTGGTCCATTGAGGCCCTAACATGTCAGACAACTTTCTCTTCTGCACATGAGAGGACAGGGGGAAAAAGCATACAGAACTGGTTAACAATTACTAATTTTAAGCAGTTCTAATACTTCAGAAGAAACTCGAGGTTTGCTATTTGAGATCTGCATATACATAACGATACGTAAACCAATACTGATCACATAGTAACTTCCTAATCCTAGAATGGCAATGCAAAGTTGTTGCttcaggaggaggaggaagaaaatcAAGATTTCAAATTCAGTTTTTGTTGACTAAATGTAGAACAATTCAGATGATAAACATCCTCAGAACAAAGTCAGGACTCACTTTCTGCCCAGTTTTGTTAGCATTGTCTCCATACTTGTTAGAAGCAGCCTCATTCATATAAGAAAACCGCTTATTTACACTCCTTGATTTTCTTGATGGGGCCATGGCTAACTTCCTTAGTtacctgaaacaaaacaagtagAAAAGCACAAGTCCACAAAGTCATATTCAAAATGAAGAGCAAGGTCATATAGTAATTAATGCCGACACCAGCAACAAACTATGCAAGTAATATGTGGGTTGAGTCAGATCGTCCTACAAAAGTTTAAGACTGCCTTATTGTCCAAACTTTTCCTACCATCTTTGCGACTTTGACAATAAATTACAGGGAAACTCGGGTGCTAGCGCAGGATGAGCAGGGAACTTTGGAGAACAAAAGCCTTTTAGAAATCTACCACAAAGTTCTGGTTCATAGTGGGTATAATAACTGACACTTTCCATAGCAAGATCAGTAAATGTATTTTTCACGTATCACGATCAACATTCTCAttattgaaagagaaaaagcatATCAAGGCCAACTAGGCAAAAGGAAAGAGACTAATAATCCTTCATAAGAAACAAAACGAAAATTCAGAATTCCAAGCTTTTATACTGctgatacttttttttttttttttttggaaaaagggaaaaaagattTCTTCACCGTAAATCAATTTTCCCGCCAATTTTATGCATAACCtagtggaaaaagaaaatcttagATCTGAACCATCCAGCTAAAACTAAGCCAACCTCAACCAGATAACTCGGCAGTAGCCTTTGGGCTTCGAGAGTTACACAGAAAATCCACTTTCGAACACAAAACTTCTCATAATTCGAGGCTCCCttacttaaaaaaaagttcGAAAAGATTCTTAAACAACAAAATCGACcccagaaaaaataa
This window encodes:
- the LOC18788846 gene encoding uncharacterized SDCCAG3 family protein isoform X2 produces the protein MVKERGEELSEEEKRALRGSKFAPLPSLPPRSQPQPRLAHPGGPLTTNKAAALAKFLERKLQDPNGLDNINPHLVERAVQNAKRTVFASGASNSGITIRHVDSFGDYDFEDSLQQEENVENSEPKKLKKKIKKKKKSEKKKRQKIMEDSGCAVVKKPKKKKLGL
- the LOC18788846 gene encoding uncharacterized SDCCAG3 family protein isoform X1 gives rise to the protein MVKERGEELSEEEKRALRGSKFAPLPSLPPRSQPQPRLAHPGGPLTTNKAAALAKFLERKLQDPNGLDNINPHLVERAVQNAKRTVFASGASNSGITIRHVDSFGDYDFEDSLQQEENVENSEPKKLKKKIKKKKKSEKKKRQKVSNSSEGNVPLSLMVFFFLHELFCSFVASFATSFATKLC